A genomic segment from Malaclemys terrapin pileata isolate rMalTer1 chromosome 1, rMalTer1.hap1, whole genome shotgun sequence encodes:
- the LOC128830535 gene encoding general transcription factor II-I repeat domain-containing protein 2A-like, which produces MAKRKIDSENRGFQSRWENEYMFTEIAGKPVCLLCGSNIAVMKEYNLRRHYETKHENKFKNLSAGQKLQKVEELKKNLTSQQTFFTKAKSQSEAAVKASFIVAEEIAKSGRPFTEGEFVKNCMMKVCDVLCPDKTRAFANVSLSRNTVANRVCEMATDLKTQLIERAKDFVAYSLAVDETTDATDTAQLAIFIRGVDSNLCVTQEILDIKSMHGTTKGEDIFGNVFQSVTDMKLPWEKLVGLTTDGAPAMCGEKNGLVGRMRSKMREENCAGELTVYHCIIHQESLSAKVLKMDHVMNTVTQTVNFIRAHGLNHRQFQSFLREIDSEFGDMPYHTEVRWLSRGKVLKRHFELREEICQFMDSKGKDCTVLRDEKWKCELVFLADITSHLSALNLQLQGREHIITDMHDAVKAFQVKLRLWETHMHQCNLSHFPCCQVIRNQESATVFPNATFAEKLSALRTEFARRFSDFEAQKSNFELLRNPFAVDVETAPVEMQMELIELQCNGTLKAKYDTAGPAQFTRFIPEAMQQLRQHAARILSMFGSTYLCEQLFSVMKINKTSHRSRLTDEHLQSILRIFTTQNLTPNINELVAKKRLQVSGSD; this is translated from the coding sequence ATGGCCAAGAGAAAAATTGATTCTGAAAACCGAGGCTTTCAAAGCCGGTGGGAGAATGAGTATATGTTTACTGAAATTGCAGGTAAACCAGTGTGTCTCCTTTGCGGGAGTAATATCGCTGTAATGAAGGAGTATAACCTAAGACGGCACTACGAGACGAAACATGAGAACAAATTCAAAAACCTGAGCGCAGGACAGAAGCTACAAAAGGTAGAGGAGTTGAAGAAGAATTTGACATCCCAGCAGACGTTTTTCACCAAAGCAAAATCACAAAGTGAAGCTGCTGTGAAAGCAAGTTTCATTGTGGCCGAAGAGATCGCCAAATCAGGACGGCCGTTTACCGAGGGGGAATTCGTAAAGAATTGTATGATGAAAGTGTGCGACGTCCTTTGTCCAGATAAAACGCGAGCGTTTGCAAATGTAAGCCTCAGCAGAAACACTGTTGCTAATCGGGTTTGTGAGATGGCGACTGATTTGAAAACACAGTTGATTGAAAGAGCAAAAGATTTTGTTGCATACTCCCTTGCCGTGGATGAAACTACTGACGCGACTGACACTGCACAGCTGGCGATATTTATCCGTGGTGTGGATTCCAATTTGTGCGTAACACAGGAAATACTGGACATTAAATCGATGCACGGGACAACGAAAGGAGAAGACATCTTTGGAAATGTATTTCAAAGTGTAACCGACATGAAACTGCCGTGGGAAAAACTCGTTGGACTTACAACAGATGGCGCACCTGCTATGTGTGGTGAAAAAAATGGACTGGTGGGAAGAATGCGCTCAAAGATGCGGGAGGAGAACTGTGCCGGTGAGTTGACAGTGTATCACTGCATCATACACCAGGAATCGCTGAGTGCTAAAGTCCTaaaaatggatcatgtgatgaacACTGTAACACAAACCGTCAACTTTATCAGAGCCCACGGTTTAAATCACCGCCAATTCCAGTCTTTTCTGCGGGAAATAGATAGCGAGTTTGGCGATATGCCATATCATACGGAGGTCCGGTGGCTAAGTCGGGGAAAAGTTCTCAAAAGACACTTTGAGCTGCGAGAGGAAATCTGCCAGTTCATGGACAGTAAGGGGAAAGACTGCACAGTTCTGCGGGATGAAAAGTGGAAATGTGAGTTGGTGTTCCTGGCTGACATAACGTCGCATCTTAGCGCTTTAAACCTTCAACTCCAGGGACGGGAGCACATAATAACCGATATGCATGATGCAGTGAAGGCATTTCAAGTGAAGCTGCGCTTATGGGAGACACACATGCACCAATGCAACTTGTCTCACTTTCCCTGTTGCCAAGTAATACGGAACCAAGAAAGTGCCACAGTTTTCCCAAATGCCACCTTTGCTGAAAAACTCAGCGCGCTGCGCACTGAGTTCGCACGGCGCTTCAGTGActttgaggcacagaaaagtaacTTCGAGCTGCTTCGCAACCCATTTGCAGTCGATGTGGAAACCGCACCTGTAGAAATGCAGATGGAGCTGATAGAACTGCAATGTAACGGGACACTGAAGGCAAAGTACGACACTGCGGGGCCAGCACAGTTCACTCGCTTCATTCCTGAAGCGATGCAACAGCTCCGCCAACATGCGGCTCGAATCCTGTCCATGTTTGGCAGCACATATCTGTGCGAGCAGCTGTTCTCTGTGATGAAAATTAACAAAACGTCACACAGGAGTCGCCTCACTGATGAACACCTGCAATCGATCCTGAGAATCTTCACAACACAGAACCTAACCCCAAACATAAACGAACTTGTTGCAAAGAAAAGACTCCAAGTATCAGGCTCTGACTAA